One genomic region from Gemmobacter aquarius encodes:
- the cobN gene encoding cobaltochelatase subunit CobN: protein MHVVFRDSRGLDTAEAPFDPGQDPADLVVLSFSDSDLGAFAAGWQRAGGGLPSLRLQNIVALKHPVSVDTYVERTLSRAKAILIRLIGGEAYWPYGIASVQDMARRRGIALAVLPADGRVDPALDTASTLPVSTLRRLQDLCDAGGAVAAQAALAQLALAAGLYAGPVPGDKRMPDMGIYDPDQGVIADLPPGRVVLVSFYRSYLTAADTGPIDALILGLRAQGVSAVGVFAPSLKAPGFADWLRPVLAQACPPAIINATAFSARGDDGSTPFDVAGCPVFQVALSTARRRDWAGSDRGLSPADLAMHVVLPEVDGRLFAGLVSFKTAAKRDPDLQFSRFAHRADRDRVAAVVARVMGWLRLAQTPVDQRRLAVILSTYPGRPHQMAHAVGLDALASTEGLLADLGAAGYGARPCALAPALQNDTLAWPLKDYLAALTSLPDPLRDALYGAWSAPEDDPACRDGAFHFAATRAGDVLVALQPERGEVALRDGEYHDLSRVPRHGYVAFYLWLRAQGLHAILHMGAHGTLEWLPGKSVALSAACWPEALVGDLPVIYPFIVNDPGEAAQAKRRIGALTLGHMPPPLRAAVVPEGMHRLERLLDEYSTADGLDPGRRNRLISEIRSEAQASGVETDLGIPEGASPAEAITRIDRFVCDIKESQYGDGLHVLGRGACGAAERDGLMRALAGLRVAPGPSGSPARGRSDVLPTGRNLFAVDPRAVPSRAAQTQGVKLAEELLRRHLQDHGDWPRGLVVDLWGSATMRTAGEEFAMALHLAGLAPVWDAGSARVSGVEVVPLALLRRPRIDVTLRVSGLFRDVFPGLATLFETGAKMLADRDEAPEDNPYRDAAARVYGPKPGMYGLGMGTAMDAFTDEARAAAGEAWIAASSWAIGADGQSHSDRAGLEARLRSADSFVHAQDLPESDLLLAADYAAHEAGFAAALARLGAAQPALYHLDATQPDRPRARSLSEEIARVVRARAADPAWAHGMMRHGYRGAAEIAATADHLAAFAHLAGVVPPHLFDLYHEATLGRNDLVAFMAQHNPQALEALRDLFRRLAEAGLWVTRRNSIAAMLQVQA, encoded by the coding sequence ATGCACGTCGTCTTTCGCGACAGTCGGGGGTTGGACACGGCCGAGGCGCCGTTTGATCCGGGGCAGGACCCTGCCGATCTGGTGGTCCTGTCGTTTTCCGACAGCGACCTTGGCGCGTTTGCGGCCGGCTGGCAGCGGGCTGGCGGCGGTCTTCCGTCCCTGCGGCTTCAAAATATTGTTGCGCTGAAACATCCCGTCTCGGTCGATACCTATGTCGAGCGGACGCTGTCGAGGGCAAAGGCAATCTTGATCCGCCTGATCGGCGGCGAAGCCTATTGGCCTTACGGCATTGCGTCGGTGCAGGACATGGCACGCAGGCGGGGGATCGCGCTGGCGGTGCTGCCTGCGGACGGGCGGGTGGACCCGGCGCTGGATACAGCCTCGACCCTGCCGGTCTCCACCTTGCGGCGGTTGCAGGATTTGTGTGACGCGGGCGGCGCGGTGGCAGCGCAGGCGGCGCTGGCGCAACTGGCGCTGGCAGCGGGGCTGTATGCCGGGCCGGTGCCGGGCGATAAACGGATGCCCGACATGGGGATCTATGACCCCGATCAGGGCGTGATCGCGGACCTGCCGCCGGGGCGGGTCGTGCTGGTGAGTTTCTATCGCAGTTATCTTACGGCGGCCGATACCGGCCCCATCGACGCGCTGATCCTTGGCCTGCGTGCGCAGGGCGTGTCTGCGGTGGGCGTCTTTGCGCCGTCGCTCAAGGCGCCGGGTTTTGCCGATTGGCTGCGCCCCGTGCTGGCGCAGGCATGTCCGCCTGCGATCATCAACGCAACCGCCTTTTCGGCGCGCGGCGATGATGGGTCCACACCGTTTGACGTGGCGGGGTGCCCGGTGTTTCAGGTAGCGCTGTCCACCGCGCGCCGCCGCGACTGGGCCGGGTCGGATCGTGGCCTGTCACCGGCAGACCTTGCGATGCATGTCGTGCTGCCCGAGGTGGACGGGCGGCTGTTCGCGGGCCTTGTGTCCTTCAAGACTGCGGCCAAACGCGATCCCGACCTGCAATTTTCGCGCTTTGCCCATCGGGCGGACCGGGACCGGGTGGCTGCCGTGGTGGCGCGGGTCATGGGCTGGCTGCGGCTGGCGCAAACGCCGGTTGACCAGCGCCGTCTGGCAGTGATCCTGTCCACCTATCCCGGTCGCCCGCATCAGATGGCGCATGCGGTGGGGTTGGATGCGCTGGCCTCGACCGAAGGCCTGCTGGCCGATCTGGGCGCGGCGGGCTATGGCGCGCGGCCATGCGCGCTGGCCCCAGCCTTGCAAAACGACACGCTGGCATGGCCGCTGAAGGACTATCTGGCCGCGCTGACCAGTCTGCCTGATCCTTTGCGCGACGCGCTGTACGGCGCGTGGAGCGCGCCCGAGGATGACCCTGCCTGCCGCGATGGCGCGTTCCATTTTGCCGCGACGAGGGCTGGGGACGTACTGGTGGCGCTGCAACCCGAACGCGGCGAGGTCGCCCTGCGCGACGGCGAATACCATGATCTGTCGCGCGTGCCCCGGCATGGCTATGTGGCGTTCTATCTGTGGCTGCGCGCGCAGGGGTTGCACGCTATCCTGCACATGGGTGCGCATGGCACGCTGGAATGGCTGCCGGGCAAATCGGTGGCGCTTTCCGCCGCCTGCTGGCCCGAGGCGCTGGTGGGCGATCTGCCGGTGATCTATCCGTTTATCGTTAACGATCCGGGCGAGGCCGCACAGGCCAAGCGGCGCATCGGCGCGCTGACCCTTGGCCACATGCCGCCGCCCTTGCGCGCCGCCGTGGTGCCCGAAGGGATGCACCGTCTGGAACGGCTATTGGACGAATATTCCACCGCCGACGGGTTGGACCCTGGTCGCCGCAACCGGCTGATCTCCGAGATCCGCAGCGAAGCGCAGGCATCTGGCGTCGAGACCGATCTGGGCATTCCAGAGGGCGCCAGCCCTGCCGAGGCGATCACCCGCATCGACCGCTTTGTCTGCGACATCAAGGAAAGCCAATATGGCGACGGGTTGCACGTGCTGGGGCGCGGCGCTTGCGGTGCGGCAGAACGCGACGGGCTGATGCGGGCTCTGGCGGGGCTTCGGGTCGCGCCGGGCCCATCAGGGTCGCCCGCGCGGGGGCGGTCTGATGTGTTGCCAACCGGGCGCAACCTGTTCGCGGTCGATCCGCGCGCCGTGCCCAGTCGGGCCGCGCAAACGCAGGGCGTCAAGCTGGCCGAGGAACTGTTGCGCCGGCATTTGCAGGATCACGGCGACTGGCCGCGCGGGCTGGTGGTCGATCTGTGGGGCAGCGCCACCATGCGCACCGCCGGCGAGGAATTCGCCATGGCGCTGCATCTGGCCGGGCTGGCCCCGGTCTGGGACGCAGGGTCGGCGCGTGTGTCGGGTGTCGAGGTCGTGCCGCTGGCCTTGCTGCGCCGCCCGCGCATAGATGTGACGCTGCGGGTGTCGGGCCTGTTCCGGGATGTGTTTCCCGGGCTGGCGACGCTGTTTGAAACCGGGGCCAAAATGCTGGCCGACCGCGACGAGGCCCCCGAGGACAACCCCTACCGCGATGCCGCCGCACGGGTCTATGGCCCAAAACCGGGCATGTATGGGCTGGGCATGGGCACTGCCATGGACGCATTCACCGACGAAGCGCGTGCCGCAGCGGGCGAGGCGTGGATCGCGGCCTCCAGTTGGGCGATCGGCGCGGACGGGCAATCGCACAGTGACCGTGCCGGGCTGGAGGCCCGCTTGCGCAGCGCAGACAGCTTTGTGCATGCTCAGGATCTGCCCGAAAGCGATCTGTTGCTGGCGGCCGATTACGCGGCGCATGAGGCGGGGTTTGCTGCCGCGCTTGCCCGACTGGGGGCGGCGCAACCCGCCCTTTATCATCTTGATGCCACGCAACCCGACCGCCCCCGTGCCCGCAGCTTGTCCGAAGAAATCGCTCGCGTGGTGCGCGCCCGCGCGGCGGATCCGGCTTGGGCCCACGGGATGATGCGCCACGGCTATCGCGGTGCCGCCGAGATTGCCGCGACCGCCGATCACTTGGCGGCCTTTGCCCATCTGGCGGGCGTGGTGCCGCCGCATCTGTTCGACCTGTATCACGAGGCGACGCTGGGCCGCAACGATCTGGTGGCCTTTATGGCGCAGCACAATCCGCAAGCCCTTGAAGCCCTGCGCGATCTGTTTCGCCGCCTGGCCGAAGCCGGGCTCTGGGTGACGCGGCGCAATTCCATCGCGGCCATGCTTCAGGTGCAGGCATGA
- the cobW gene encoding cobalamin biosynthesis protein CobW, whose protein sequence is MTDLTKIPVTVITGFLGAGKTTLIRHLMQNPQGKRLAILVNEFGTVGVDGDILKSCADENCPVENIVELANGCICCTVADDFIPTIEALMAMPVRPDHILIETSGLALPKPLLKAFDWPAIRSRITVDGVIGLADAEAVAAGRFAPDVAAVDAQRAADDSIDHETPLSEVFEDQILCADLILLTKADLAGEVGLTAARGVIEAEMSRKVAILPVTDGRIDPRLILGLNAAAEDDIAARPSHHDGEDDHEHEDFDSVVIDLPEITDPDDLALRIQRLARNQHILRVKGHVAVTGKPMRLLVQAVGERVRHQYDRPWGDGPRQSRLVVIAEHHHIDPAAIRAALEA, encoded by the coding sequence ATGACCGACCTGACCAAAATCCCCGTCACCGTCATCACCGGCTTTCTGGGGGCAGGCAAGACCACGCTGATCCGCCACCTGATGCAAAACCCGCAAGGCAAGCGTCTGGCGATCCTGGTCAACGAGTTCGGCACGGTGGGGGTGGATGGCGACATCCTGAAATCCTGCGCCGATGAAAACTGCCCGGTGGAAAACATCGTCGAGCTGGCCAATGGCTGTATCTGCTGCACCGTGGCCGATGATTTCATCCCCACGATCGAGGCGCTGATGGCAATGCCGGTGCGCCCTGATCACATCCTCATCGAAACCTCGGGCCTTGCACTGCCGAAACCGCTTCTCAAGGCGTTCGACTGGCCCGCGATCCGGTCAAGGATCACCGTTGACGGCGTGATTGGCCTGGCCGATGCCGAGGCGGTGGCAGCCGGGCGCTTCGCCCCCGATGTGGCGGCGGTGGATGCGCAACGTGCTGCGGATGACAGCATCGACCACGAAACCCCCCTGTCCGAGGTGTTCGAGGATCAGATCCTGTGCGCCGACTTGATCCTGCTGACCAAGGCCGATCTGGCAGGCGAGGTGGGGCTGACCGCCGCCCGCGGCGTGATCGAGGCCGAGATGTCGCGCAAGGTGGCGATCCTGCCTGTGACGGATGGCCGGATCGACCCGCGCCTCATCCTGGGCCTTAACGCCGCTGCCGAGGATGACATCGCCGCGCGCCCCAGCCATCACGACGGCGAGGATGACCACGAGCACGAGGATTTCGACAGCGTGGTGATCGATCTGCCCGAAATCACCGACCCCGACGATTTGGCCCTGCGCATCCAGCGTCTGGCGCGCAATCAGCACATCCTGCGCGTCAAGGGCCATGTCGCTGTGACGGGCAAGCCGATGCGTCTGCTGGTCCAGGCGGTCGGAGAGCGGGTGCGCCACCAATATGACCGACCGTGGGGTGATGGGCCGCGCCAGTCGCGGCTGGTGGTGATCGCGGAACATCACCACATCGACCCTGCCGCGATCCGCGCCGCGCTGGAGGCATAA
- a CDS encoding DUF1636 family protein: MTTVLHVCTTCRAGQPLPDGQTAPGQTLFDTVAQSGLPDGVTLRAVECLSACDHGCAIALSKAGGWSYVYGRMTTDDVPEILRGAGLFAGSADGIVPWRDRPTIFRKQTLARIPPLET; this comes from the coding sequence ATGACGACTGTCTTGCATGTCTGCACCACCTGCCGCGCTGGTCAGCCGCTGCCCGACGGGCAAACCGCCCCCGGTCAAACCCTGTTTGACACGGTCGCGCAGTCGGGCCTGCCCGACGGCGTGACCCTGCGCGCGGTGGAATGTCTGTCGGCCTGCGATCATGGTTGTGCGATCGCGCTCAGCAAAGCAGGCGGCTGGTCTTATGTCTATGGCCGGATGACCACCGATGACGTGCCCGAAATCCTGCGCGGGGCCGGGCTGTTTGCCGGCTCTGCCGATGGTATCGTGCCCTGGCGCGACCGCCCCACCATCTTTCGCAAGCAAACGCTTGCCCGCATTCCCCCGCTGGAGACCTGA
- the cobO gene encoding cob(I)yrinic acid a,c-diamide adenosyltransferase encodes MSATNDTSTEGPGPGQADDLARHASKMAKKKAARDKIMAGKAGERGLLIVHTGAGKGKSSSGFGMVLRCIAHGMPCAVVQFIKGAWDTGERRLIEGHFSALCQFHAMGEGFTWETQDKARDIAAARAGWEKAKELIRNPDIRFVLLDEINIALRYDYLDLDEVLAFLRAEKPPLTHVCLTGRNAKDALIEAADLVTEMTLIKHPFRSGIKAQPGVEF; translated from the coding sequence ATGTCCGCCACAAACGACACCTCCACCGAAGGCCCGGGGCCCGGTCAGGCCGACGATCTGGCCCGCCACGCAAGCAAGATGGCCAAGAAAAAGGCCGCCCGCGACAAGATCATGGCTGGAAAAGCAGGCGAACGCGGGCTTTTGATCGTGCATACCGGGGCGGGCAAGGGCAAATCCTCGTCCGGGTTCGGCATGGTCTTGCGCTGCATCGCACATGGGATGCCCTGCGCCGTGGTGCAGTTCATCAAGGGCGCCTGGGACACCGGCGAGCGGCGCCTGATCGAGGGTCATTTCAGCGCCCTGTGCCAGTTTCACGCGATGGGCGAAGGCTTTACCTGGGAAACCCAGGACAAGGCCCGCGACATCGCCGCCGCCCGCGCCGGTTGGGAAAAGGCCAAGGAGCTGATCCGCAACCCCGATATCCGCTTTGTGCTGCTGGACGAGATCAACATCGCCCTGCGCTATGATTACCTTGATCTTGACGAGGTGCTGGCCTTCTTGCGCGCGGAAAAGCCGCCGCTGACCCATGTCTGCCTGACCGGGCGAAACGCCAAGGACGCATTGATCGAGGCCGCCGATCTGGTAACCGAGATGACGCTGATCAAGCATCCGTTCCGGTCGGGCATAAAAGCCCAGCCGGGGGTGGAGTTCTGA
- a CDS encoding cobyric acid synthase — protein MPALMIQGCGSNVGKSMLVAGLCRAAVRRGLSVAPFKPQNMSNNAAVTADGGEIGRAQALQAIACGLEPVTDMNPVLLKPESEVGAQVIVQGKRLTTARARDYAALKPQLMGAVLDSFHRLRGAHDLMIVEGAGSPAEVNLRAGDIANMGFARAADVPVVLVGDIDRGGVIAQIVGTQAVIDAGDAGMVAGFVINKFRGDPRLFDDGYAFIQARTGWRGFGVVPWFSKAHLLPAEDAQDIGSSPRGLGGNDAVTIAALCFSRIANFDDLDPLKAEPGVNLVMVQPGQAIPGDARLVILPGSKSTRGDLAFLRAQGWDVDVAAHIRRGGHVLGICGGYQMLGQSIADPDGIEGPAGETPGLGLLDVHTLMTPDKRLSRVRGCHLASGQPIEGYEIHIGRTSGPDRARPFARIDGRPEGAIHVQGRISGTYLHGMFQSDGFRAAFLAGLGIDAAGRSHSAEVEATLDLLADHLETHLDVPGLLALAR, from the coding sequence ATGCCCGCGCTGATGATCCAGGGCTGCGGGTCGAACGTCGGCAAGTCGATGCTGGTGGCAGGACTGTGTCGCGCGGCGGTGCGGCGCGGGCTGTCGGTCGCGCCGTTCAAGCCGCAGAACATGTCGAACAATGCCGCCGTCACCGCCGATGGCGGCGAGATCGGCCGCGCGCAGGCATTGCAGGCGATAGCCTGCGGGCTGGAGCCGGTGACCGACATGAACCCGGTGCTTCTCAAGCCCGAGTCCGAGGTGGGCGCGCAGGTGATCGTGCAGGGCAAGCGGCTGACGACCGCGCGGGCGCGCGATTATGCGGCGCTGAAACCGCAGTTGATGGGGGCGGTGCTGGACAGCTTCCATCGCTTGCGCGGGGCGCATGATCTGATGATCGTCGAAGGCGCGGGCAGCCCGGCAGAGGTGAACCTGCGCGCGGGCGACATTGCCAACATGGGCTTTGCCCGCGCCGCCGATGTGCCGGTGGTTCTGGTCGGCGACATTGACCGAGGCGGGGTGATCGCGCAGATCGTGGGCACGCAGGCGGTGATCGACGCGGGCGATGCGGGAATGGTTGCGGGGTTTGTCATCAACAAGTTTCGCGGTGATCCGCGATTGTTCGACGACGGCTATGCCTTCATTCAGGCGCGCACCGGCTGGCGCGGCTTTGGCGTGGTGCCGTGGTTTTCCAAGGCCCATCTCCTGCCCGCCGAAGATGCACAGGACATCGGGTCAAGCCCGCGCGGTCTTGGCGGCAATGACGCCGTGACCATCGCCGCGCTCTGCTTTTCCCGTATCGCCAATTTCGACGACCTTGATCCGCTCAAGGCAGAACCGGGGGTCAATCTGGTGATGGTGCAACCCGGGCAGGCCATTCCCGGAGACGCACGGCTCGTGATCCTGCCCGGGTCGAAATCGACGCGCGGTGATCTGGCGTTTCTGCGGGCGCAGGGCTGGGATGTGGATGTGGCCGCCCATATCCGGCGCGGCGGGCATGTGCTGGGCATCTGCGGCGGCTATCAGATGCTTGGCCAGTCAATTGCCGACCCCGACGGCATCGAGGGCCCTGCCGGAGAAACGCCCGGCCTTGGCCTGCTTGACGTGCATACCCTGATGACCCCCGACAAGCGTTTGTCGCGGGTGCGCGGCTGCCATTTGGCCAGCGGCCAGCCCATAGAGGGGTATGAGATCCATATCGGGCGCACCAGCGGCCCTGATCGCGCCCGCCCCTTTGCCCGGATCGACGGCCGCCCCGAGGGCGCGATCCATGTCCAAGGGCGCATCAGTGGCACCTATCTGCACGGCATGTTCCAGTCGGATGGCTTTCGCGCGGCGTTTCTTGCGGGTCTGGGGATCGACGCCGCCGGTCGCAGCCACAGCGCCGAGGTCGAGGCGACGCTTGACCTGCTAGCCGACCATCTGGAAACCCATTTGGACGTGCCGGGCCTGCTGGCGTTGGCACGTTAG
- a CDS encoding propanediol utilization protein yields the protein MPRPISVPCHFGEWMQGRLGPAGPVALITLTPAGPRVIARWRAGVGLACQSVTHGPMDPALLARFARALGGLPPGRTLLRVPYPPGLGTGMSTAGLLGVAAFAGRALAPLSLARACVAAEGASDPLMFAQPSRLLWASRQGRVLARLSPQPRAHLLAGFWGPARPTQAGDLAYADVSDLLERWQAEAPLATRAALASESAARCVALRGPSEDPTERLAHDLGALGWMMSHSGAARALIFAPGALPRHGMAALREAGLRGVHHLATLGE from the coding sequence GTGCCTAGACCGATTTCGGTGCCCTGCCATTTCGGCGAATGGATGCAGGGGCGGCTGGGGCCAGCTGGCCCAGTGGCGCTGATCACGCTGACGCCTGCCGGTCCGCGGGTGATTGCGCGCTGGCGTGCGGGTGTCGGGCTGGCGTGTCAGTCGGTGACGCATGGCCCAATGGATCCGGCGTTGCTGGCGCGGTTTGCGCGGGCGCTTGGTGGATTGCCACCGGGGCGGACCCTACTGCGGGTGCCTTATCCGCCTGGCCTGGGCACTGGCATGTCCACCGCTGGTCTGCTGGGGGTCGCGGCCTTTGCTGGGCGGGCGCTTGCGCCGCTGTCTCTGGCGCGGGCTTGTGTGGCCGCCGAAGGAGCCAGCGATCCGCTGATGTTCGCCCAACCTTCGCGGCTCTTGTGGGCCTCGCGTCAGGGGCGGGTTCTGGCGCGATTGTCGCCGCAGCCGCGCGCGCACCTGCTGGCCGGGTTTTGGGGTCCAGCACGGCCGACGCAAGCGGGCGATCTGGCATATGCCGACGTATCGGACCTTCTGGAGCGTTGGCAGGCCGAGGCCCCGCTGGCCACCCGTGCCGCTCTTGCCAGCGAGAGTGCGGCGCGCTGCGTTGCCCTTCGCGGCCCGTCGGAGGACCCGACCGAACGGCTTGCACACGATCTGGGGGCGCTTGGGTGGATGATGTCGCATTCGGGTGCGGCGCGGGCGCTGATCTTTGCCCCGGGCGCTCTGCCGCGCCATGGTATGGCGGCATTGCGTGAGGCTGGGTTGCGAGGTGTTCATCATCTGGCCACCTTGGGCGAATGA
- the bluB gene encoding 5,6-dimethylbenzimidazole synthase, with translation MTAEPFLTDAGPFAEAERAAVYRAIHTRRDVRSQFTDRPINDATLLRLLTAAHHAPSVGLSQPWNFIVIRSEAVKLRAQTAFAKANAEAQAMFPEDRRALYSSLKLEGILTAPISLCVTCDHSRGGPVVLGRTHQPQMDVYSTVCAVQNLMLAARAEGIGVGWVSIFDPADMQQLLDLPNHVSAVAWLCLGHVDALYSEPELQAKGWAQRVPLADLVFAERWGRRA, from the coding sequence ATGACCGCCGAACCGTTCTTGACTGATGCCGGGCCGTTTGCCGAGGCCGAGCGCGCTGCCGTATATCGCGCGATTCACACCCGCCGCGACGTACGCAGTCAGTTTACCGACCGCCCAATTAACGACGCCACACTGTTGCGCCTGCTGACAGCAGCGCATCATGCGCCCTCCGTCGGGCTGTCGCAGCCTTGGAATTTCATCGTGATCCGGTCAGAGGCAGTAAAGCTTCGGGCGCAGACGGCATTTGCCAAGGCCAATGCCGAGGCACAGGCGATGTTTCCCGAAGACCGCCGTGCGCTTTATTCGTCGCTCAAACTGGAGGGCATACTGACCGCACCCATAAGCCTGTGTGTCACATGCGATCACAGCCGGGGTGGCCCAGTGGTGTTGGGGCGCACGCATCAACCGCAGATGGATGTCTATTCCACTGTATGCGCTGTGCAGAACCTGATGCTGGCGGCAAGGGCCGAAGGGATTGGCGTCGGTTGGGTCAGCATCTTTGACCCCGCCGACATGCAGCAACTGTTGGATCTGCCCAATCATGTCAGCGCGGTGGCGTGGCTGTGCCTTGGCCATGTCGATGCGCTTTATTCCGAGCCCGAGTTGCAAGCGAAAGGCTGGGCCCAGCGGGTTCCACTGGCCGATCTTGTTTTTGCCGAACGCTGGGGGCGGCGTGCCTAG
- a CDS encoding Mu transposase C-terminal domain-containing protein: MVPADVEGIIEDHLTRYYLRRERPSLARVVTEIRSACLESGFQPPTRRTVQRRLDAMDAREVMKAREGAKAARQRFAPVTGRNRSVRPLDVVQIDHTPADIILVDSFERKPIGRPWVTLAIDIATRMVTGYHVSFEAPSRLSVALCLTRAVAPKAEFLADLECSVPWPAQGKPDSIHVDNGRDFRSRAFQSACAEWGINLVYRPPGSPHFGGHVERLIGTMMGAVHLLPGTTQSSVAAKGGYNAEAMAAMTLREFDRWFALEICRYNNSIHSSLGCTPVAKWEALAGEMSGDIPFDMEAFRVSFLPSELRQVRRDGIHLFDLRYWSDALAGYVGRQDGKVVVRYDPRDLSSVWIELDGDRCVEARYRNLEIPPVSLWEYREAMQKARAMGKVGTNELVLAELIRQQRQIEGESRALTKAERRSRERSSSMKGLAADDRVSEGLRPVDTGDTSRPMFKVERW, translated from the coding sequence ATGGTGCCCGCTGATGTCGAAGGTATAATCGAAGACCATTTGACTCGATACTACCTTCGGCGAGAACGCCCCAGCCTGGCGCGAGTTGTGACAGAAATCCGCAGTGCCTGCCTTGAGAGTGGGTTTCAGCCGCCGACGCGCCGCACCGTTCAGCGGCGGCTTGATGCGATGGATGCCCGCGAAGTCATGAAAGCACGCGAGGGCGCAAAGGCAGCGCGCCAAAGGTTTGCGCCGGTGACGGGAAGGAACAGATCAGTACGACCGCTGGACGTTGTGCAGATCGATCACACACCAGCGGACATCATCCTTGTCGACAGTTTCGAGCGCAAACCCATCGGCCGGCCTTGGGTGACCTTGGCGATCGATATCGCCACGCGCATGGTGACGGGATACCACGTCAGCTTCGAGGCGCCGTCTCGCCTTTCGGTGGCCCTTTGCCTAACGCGGGCTGTTGCGCCCAAAGCAGAGTTTCTGGCCGACCTCGAGTGTAGTGTCCCGTGGCCCGCGCAGGGCAAGCCGGACAGCATTCACGTCGACAATGGTCGCGATTTTCGGTCACGCGCCTTTCAATCGGCCTGCGCCGAATGGGGGATCAATCTGGTCTATCGCCCGCCGGGGAGCCCTCACTTTGGTGGGCATGTCGAGCGGCTGATCGGGACCATGATGGGCGCGGTGCATCTCTTGCCAGGAACAACGCAGTCGTCGGTCGCGGCCAAGGGCGGCTATAACGCGGAAGCCATGGCGGCGATGACTTTGCGAGAGTTTGATCGGTGGTTTGCCTTGGAAATCTGTCGCTACAACAACAGCATTCATTCGAGCCTTGGCTGCACACCTGTCGCCAAGTGGGAAGCGCTCGCCGGGGAGATGTCCGGCGACATCCCTTTCGACATGGAGGCGTTTCGGGTGAGTTTCCTGCCAAGTGAGCTGCGGCAAGTACGTCGTGACGGCATCCATCTGTTCGACCTGCGCTACTGGTCCGACGCCCTCGCGGGCTATGTCGGTCGCCAGGACGGAAAGGTGGTCGTCCGCTACGATCCCCGCGATCTCTCGTCCGTCTGGATCGAACTGGACGGCGACAGATGTGTCGAGGCCCGGTACCGCAACCTTGAAATCCCGCCGGTGTCGCTCTGGGAATACCGGGAGGCCATGCAAAAGGCACGGGCCATGGGCAAAGTGGGCACGAATGAATTGGTCCTTGCCGAATTGATCCGGCAGCAACGCCAAATCGAGGGTGAGAGCCGCGCGCTGACCAAGGCAGAGCGCCGATCCCGTGAAAGGAGTTCTTCGATGAAGGGTCTGGCCGCCGATGATCGGGTGTCGGAGGGGCTGCGACCAGTCGACACCGGTGATACATCGCGCCCCATGTTTAAGGTGGAGCGCTGGTGA